The Trypanosoma brucei gambiense DAL972 chromosome 10, complete sequence genome has a segment encoding these proteins:
- a CDS encoding T. brucei spp.-specific protein, whose translation MHLKECPPASSVGWLRPSLTIYMFGSKSLALSSAVFVLDCFTMGRKQRLLSAVVNVPLTLRLMLYFSTSYKGEEPRLPPSTCVLGSSQGNNFLLLPGAFAESGCTTFFPGREGLMSELQDELWLQLPSRLLILARLDLANFLFAVVGRLPNSGINLFQQRPPSSLAVLPKRCMGMTLVALTTL comes from the coding sequence ATGCACTTGAAGGAGTGTCCACCAGCGTCATCGGTGGGGTGGCTGCGCCCTTCGTTGACCATCTACATGTTTGGGTCGAAATCACTGGCGTTGTCGTCTGCTGTATTCGTGTTGGATTGCTTTACGATGGGGCGGAAGCAACGACTCCTCTCAGCAGTGGTAAATGTTCCTCTGACGTTGCGTCTGATGCTGTATTTCTCAACTTCATACAAGGGGGAGGAACCGAGATTACCACCATCTACATGTGTTCTTGGGTCTTCACAGGGCAacaattttcttcttttacccGGCGCCTTTGCGGAGAGTGGCTGCACCACGTTCTTCCCAGGTCGAGAGGGCTTAATGAGTGAATTACAGGATGAATTGTGGCTACAGTTGCCGTCGAGGCTACTGATTTTAGCTAGATTAGATTTAGCGAACTTTTTATTTGCAGTTGTAGGTCGTTTGCCGAATAGTGGGATCAACCTCTTTCAGCAAAGGCCCCCTTCATCACTGGCAGTTTTACCCAAACGTTGCATGGGCATGACTCTTGTTGCCCTTACAACGTTGTAA
- a CDS encoding amino acid permease, putative, whose product MRFTEPLFSRVIPHGGTLSNTFTFASATLGGSIVALPWAFHAVGIVMGTVYLFLMTLVTAYTVTIIGFVMKKSRFSGFEQMSLVVLGRGAAYLMSVVMGASCLGAAVAYVIAVRTLLEPLLQQSPLTSNFFGTTAGVRLTTFFVWLLGMLPLVLPKQINSLRYFSAIGVVCVVYFSVAIIAHATMAGVPKRGDVSMFQGGNIAVEGFGIFIFPYLCHCVAFQTYYEMRIPSVRKLFISTTIAMIFCSVLYWFAGVFAYLEFGPEVKDSVLYMYDPISDPMMFVAYVGLVAKLCVSYAMNMLPLRNTVYFLLQWEIQQLPYWKHTAVVTVMSILVLICGIFFPKISTVFGFVGSVCGGLIGFIYPALFYMYSGDWSLATVGWFHYIMTYCVLMLGVASVVFGTAATIYAIIN is encoded by the coding sequence ATGAGATTTACTGAGCCGCTGTTTAGTCGGGTGATACCACACGGTGGAACCCTTTCCAACACTTTCACTTTTGCCTCGGCTACCCTCGGTGGAAGCATAGTCGCCCTGCCATGGGCTTTCCACGCGGTGGGAATAGTGATGGGTACCGTCTACCTGTTTTTGATGACATTAGTGACTGCATACACCGTCACCATTATTGGATTTGTCATGAAGAAGTCGCGATTCAGTGGCTTCGAGCAGATGTCCCTAGTTGTGCTGGGCCGGGGTGCTGCCTACTTGATGTCCGTTGTTATGGGCGCCAGTTGTCTTGGTGCTGCTGTCGCTTATGTCATCGCCGTGCGCACTTTGCTTGAACCGCTACTGCAGCAGTCTCCGTTGACATCAAATTTTTTTGGAACGACCGCGGGTGTCCGCCTAAcaacattttttgtttggctgTTGGGGATGCTTCCGCTTGTTCTGCCAAAACAGATCAATTCCCTGCGCTACTTCTCGGCGATTGGAGTAGTTTGTGTGGTTTACTTTTCAGTCGCCATAATTGCACACGCCACTATGGCTGGAGTACCGAAGCGTGGTGACGTTTCAATGTTTCAGGGTGGAAACATCGCAGTTGAGGGATTTGgtatttttatctttccGTATCTATGTCATTGTGTTGCATTCCAAACATACTATGAAATGAGGATTCCCAGTGTGAgaaaattatttatttcaacTACCATCGCCATGATCTTTTGCTCTGTACTGTACTGGTTTGCAGGCGTGTTCGCCTATTTGGAGTTCGGCCCGGAGGTTAAAGACTCAGTGTTGTACATGTATGATCCCATCAGTGATCCCATGATGTTCGTTGCGTACGTGGGGCTCGTTGCCAAATTATGTGTTTCCTACGCGATGAATATGCTTCCTCTGCGAAACACAGtgtatttcctccttcaGTGGGAGATTCAGCAGCTACCATATTGGAAGCACACAGCTGTAGTGACTGTAATGTCCATATTGGTACTTATTTGTGGCATTTTCTTTCCCAAGATCAGCACTGTGTTTGGTTTCGTAGGCTCTGTTTGTGGCGGCCTCATTGGCTTTATTTACCCCGCTCTTTTCTACATGTATTCAGGAGACTGGTCATTGGCGACTGTTGGATGGTTTCACTACATCATGACTTACTGCGTCTTAATGCTTGGTGTCGCCAGCGTGGTGTTCGGCACGGCGGCGACGATTTATGCGATTATCAATTAG
- a CDS encoding T. brucei spp.-specific protein yields MFLTRQHLERVTLLPELMVRAWPHFTRSHMPSMFHIFSVYRRTTKSLPLREGTSLSRSKGLEVGAVSAYLCSCRVGSRNCSVIAILPWGNLTGVRVILRDPARWVLAWTNSRESTLETPISGDRF; encoded by the coding sequence ATGTTTCTAACGAGGCAGCACCTCGAGAGGGTCACGCTGCTGCCTGAACTAATGGTACGCGCATGGCCACATTTTACACGCTCCCATATGCCTTCAATGTTTCACATATTTTCCGTATACCGAAGGACGACGAAATCACTCCCTCTGCGTGAAGGGACATCTTTATCCCGCTCCAAAGGGTTGGAAGTTGGAGCCGTTAGTGCTTACCTCTGTTCCTGCAGAGTTGGATCGCGGAACTGTTCAGTTATCGCTATTCTTCCGTGGGGGAATTTAACGGGGGTAAGGGTGATTTTGAGGGATCCTGCAAGGTGGGTTCTTGCGTGGACAAATTCGCGCGAATCAACACTCGAGACACCCATCTCCGGTGACAGGTTTTAG
- a CDS encoding phosphomannomutase, putative — translation MKRVLLLFDVDGTLTPPRLCQTDEMRALIKRARGAGFCVGTVGGSDFAKQVEQLGRDVLTQFDYVFAENGLLAYRNGLEIHRQSLLNALGNDRIVKFVKKTLRLIADLDIPVQRGTFVEYRNGMINVSPIGRNCSQAERDEFEVYDNEHRVRASLIAELEKSFPDFGLKYSIGGQISFDVFPVGWDKTYCLQFVEDDFEEIHFFGDKTQEGGNDYEIYTDKRTIGHKVTSYKDTIAEVEKIIAMK, via the coding sequence ATGAAAAGAGTTCTTTTACTCTTTGACGTTGACGGAACGCTAACTCCTCCTCGACTTTGCCAAACGGACGAAATGAGGGCTTTGATAAAGCGAGCGCGGGGTGCAGGGTTTTGTGTGGGTACAGTTGGAGGATCTGATTTTGCAAAGCAGGTTGAGCAACTCGGACGTGACGTCCTCACTCAGTTCGATTACGTATTTGCAGAAAATGGTCTACTGGCGTACCGGAATGGATTAGAGATTCATCGGCAAAGTTTGTTGAATGCACTTGGAAACGACCGCATTGTAAAATTTGTTAAGAAAACGCTGCGACTCATTGCTGACCTTGATATTCCGGTCCAGAGGGGCACATTTGTCGAATATAGGAATGGTATGATAAACGTTTCGCCGATAGGACGCAACTGCTCCCAGGCTGAGAGAGATGAATTTGAAGTTTATGATAACGAACACAGAGTCCGTGCAAGCTTAATTGCGGAGCTGGAGAAGAGCTTCCCCGATTTTGGGCTGAAATACTCTATTGGTGGACAGATAAGCTTTGATGTCTTTCCAGTAGGCTGGGACAAAACCTATTGTTTGCAGTTTGTTGAAGACGACTTCGAGGAGATCCACTTTTTTGGCGATAAGACCCAAGAAGGTGGAAATGACTACGAAATTTACACGGACAAGCGGACTATTGGGCACAAAGTTACTTCCTACAAAGATACCATTGCAGaggtggaaaaaataattgCCATGAAGTAA
- a CDS encoding serine/threonine protein phosphatase 2b catalytic subunit A2, putative, with translation MLPILKAGEDEGGPRIPPPLWCEAKREALIDGKGKVNLEVMLVHFLRQGRLSKHDALNIIQNASSVLRTEPNVLRIADPSVVVVGDVRGQFYDLAKIIFIGNMFSRAKTYLFLGNYIDSCFFSTECILLLLAAKLTHPSCVFLLRGNHECRFMSNIFDFRGECLKKYNDDVYEAIMTAFDCLPLAAVVNNQYFCVHGGLSPDVTSVDNIRLIYRFREPPSKGAMCDLLWSDPFWDVENPSSVCEGSRDDYYTPGNGPSYGTAPCFLDNEQRGCSYLFNYHSVKHFLLTNGLLCVVRSHEVQDDGYKLYRFNSVSNFPCMMSVFSAPNYCDNLHNKGAVLILEGKQIGIKQFCCSPHPYVLPKHLNAFEWSFSYLLDSVRDIFASIISCEGA, from the coding sequence ATGCTGCCTATACTAAAGGCCGGGGAAGACGAGGGGGGTCCCCGGATCCCCCCTCCTCTATGGTGTGAGGCGAAGCGTGAGGCGTTAATCGATGGCAAAGGAAAAGTTAATCTTGAGGTAATGCTTGTTCATTTTCTTCGGCAAGGACGTTTGAGCAAGCACGATGCACTCAACATAATTCAAAATGCATCAAGTGTACTTCGTACGGAACCCAACGTCCTGAGGATTGCTGATCCTTCGGTTGTAGTCGTCGGCGACGTTCGGGGACAGTTCTACGATTTAGCAAAAATTATATTTATAGGTAATATGTTCAGTAGGGCAAAAACGTATTTGTTTCTAGGTAATTATATTGACTCATGTTTTTTTAGCACCGAGTGTATACTCCTTTTGCTTGCGGCGAAACTAACCCACCCGAGTTGTGTATTTTTGCTTCGTGGAAACCATGAATGCCGTTTTATGTCGAATATTTTCGATTTTCGGGGAGAGTGTCTGAAGAAATATAATGACGATGTTTACGAAGCCATTATGACAGCGTTTGATTGTCTTCCACTGGCAGCTGTTGTAAACAATCAGTATTTTTGTGTACATGGAGGTCTTTCACCAGACGTTACGAGTGTTGACAATATTCGCTTAATTTATCGATTTCGGGAACCCCCGTCGAAAGGGGCTATGTGTGATTTATTATGGTCTGATCCGTTTTGGGATGTAGAGAATCCGTCGTCAGTTTGCGAAGGTTCTAGAGATGATTATTACACCCCTGGAAATGGCCCATCGTACGGTACGGCGCCATGCTTTCTTGACAACGAGCAGAGAGGTTGCAGTTATTTGTTTAACTATCATAGTGTAAAGCACTTTTTGTTGACGAATGGTCTTCTTTGCGTCGTACGTAGCCATGAGGTTCAAGATGATGGTTATAAGTTGTATAGGTTCAACAGTGTTTCCAATTTTCCGTGCATGATGTCCGTTTTTTCTGCCCCTAATTACTGTGATAACTTGCACAACAAGGGTGCAGTCCTCATTcttgaggggaaacaaatagGTATAAAGCAGTTTTGTTGCTCGCCTCATCCTTATGTTCTCCCAAAGCATCTTAACGCATTTGAATGGTCATTCTCTTACCTGTTGGATAGTGTTCGCGACATATTTGCTTCCATCATTTCGTGTGAGGGAGCATGA
- a CDS encoding T. brucei spp.-specific protein encodes MGAPEGPSTEGTPVAAAFAGDPPAMMLSMHFASVGCDTVWHGGGGGGRRCIGMGCAPLVSGLRASVQKISEQGARGCSKGSCRTRLRSTGPCCVESFFFFWTVWGVGGSCCDSRLAAIVSLLPLQWQVCGLTCFLSGVIICRRGGTGYITTRGLIVCWRHTRVYQHVVGWCGSNLTQPLKVLSHHARQRVLNRSRCIPAHMGGDVVFVLLLREATCSCIKKRKKTYKGRFQ; translated from the coding sequence ATGGGGGCGCCAGAGGGACCCTCCACCGAGGGGACACCCGTAGCGGCAGCTTTCGCTGGAGATCCCCCCGCGATGATGTTGAGTATGCATTTCGCAAGTGTAGGATGTGACACGGTGTGgcacggggggggggggggggggcgtcGGTGTATTGGTATGGGGTGCGCACCTCTTGTTTCTGGCCTGAGGGCGTCTGTCCAGAAAATCTCGGAGCAGGGGGCGAGGGGCTGCTCGAAAGGGTCATGCAGGACGCGATTACGTAGTACTGGCCCCTGCTGTGtcgaatcttttttttttttttggacgGTTTGGGGAGTTGGCGGGTCGTGTTGTGACTCTAGGCTGGCGGCGATTGTGAGCCTTTTGCCTTTACAGTGGCAAGTTTGTGGATTAACATGTTTTTTAAGCGGCGTCATTATTTGCAGACGCGGTGGCACTGGGTACATTACCACCCGGGGCTTGATTGTTTGTTGGCGTCACACCCGGGTTTATCAACATGTCGTTGGTTGGTGTGGAAGCAATTTGACGCAACCGCTGAAGGTATTGAGCCATCATGCACGACAAAGAGTTTTGAACCGGAGTCGATGTATACCTGCGCATATGGGCGGAGATGTGGTATTCGTTTTGCTGTTGCGAGAAGCTACCTGCAGTTgcattaaaaaaaggaaaaaaacatataaggGGCGCTTTCAGTAA